A genomic region of Methanomassiliicoccales archaeon contains the following coding sequences:
- a CDS encoding translation initiation factor IF-2 subunit beta: MSNDDYQFLLDRAKEKLPETIEKHERFTVPEPDVFQEGKTTVVRNFGDIVDALRREPEHLVQYLLRELGTPGHVEGRRLILKAKLTPIQIADRIVSYTDTFVLCSECDRPDTHINKEGRVLILECEACGAHRPVHVRKQPKAPEPEAIVEGNVYDFMIEDVGKKGDGIARKENIIIYIPGTAKGSRARVKITKRSGTVAFGQVTTEQPTPR; the protein is encoded by the coding sequence ATGTCCAATGACGATTACCAATTCCTGCTCGACCGGGCCAAGGAGAAGCTGCCCGAGACCATCGAGAAGCACGAGCGCTTCACTGTCCCCGAGCCAGACGTCTTCCAGGAGGGCAAGACCACGGTGGTGCGCAACTTCGGCGACATCGTGGATGCATTGCGCCGGGAGCCAGAGCACCTCGTACAGTATCTGTTGCGAGAGCTGGGCACCCCTGGCCACGTTGAGGGCCGGAGGCTCATCCTGAAGGCGAAGCTGACCCCGATCCAGATAGCCGACCGCATCGTTTCCTATACTGACACCTTCGTTCTCTGCTCGGAATGCGACCGCCCGGACACCCATATCAACAAGGAAGGCCGCGTCCTCATTCTGGAGTGCGAAGCTTGTGGCGCTCACCGCCCCGTCCACGTGAGGAAGCAGCCCAAGGCCCCCGAGCCGGAGGCGATCGTGGAGGGCAACGTCTATGACTTCATGATCGAGGATGTGGGGAAGAAGGGAGATGGCATCGCACGCAAGGAGAACATCATCATCTACATTCCTGGAACGGCCAAGGGGTCGAGGGCGCGGGTCAAGATCACCAAGAGATCGGGCACAGTGGCCTTTGGCCAGGTGACCACCGAGCAGCCGACCCCGCGATAG